The Apibacter raozihei genome contains a region encoding:
- a CDS encoding glycosyltransferase family 2 protein — protein sequence MRTSLHNDLWKSKNAKNVSKFSRFILLVLTLTGILLMINLGEWWFTEFHVAYTYLFVILSTFFWYEMIRIILIWINYLRIKKPVIVPEPKKGLSVAVFTTSAPGEPISMFENTFKALQNLEYPHTTYLLDSTQDENFKILAEKYKIVFMDLSNIPGAKAGKVNEALKRTQEEFILILDPDHIVFPNFLNQTLGFFEDDNVGFVQVSQGYYNQYRSFVAKGAAEQTYTFYGPTQMGFFGYGGAVAIGANCTFRRKALESIGGHAQGLAEDLQTSLRIHAQGWKSVYNPVIVSRGLVPEDFGSFCKQQLKWARGVFEVLFEDLPQVAGKFTFWQKISYFSIGTYYFCGLTTFFFILVPLLYFFAYIIPANMVFSEFLVKFIPILAIAIIIYAFAQKYLCDPVTERGFHWRGMILKYACWPVFTYAFLLALFNKKIPYIPTAKTAQNQFFTPFVKPLFLYCIFFILGVTLIYIGRRYYLPESELYLTIQETWGMVAFSFIAFLQSILGIMAALEAIFLKEDNPWEKINITNNKIEII from the coding sequence ATGAGAACCTCATTGCATAACGATTTGTGGAAAAGTAAAAACGCTAAAAACGTTAGTAAATTTAGTCGGTTTATTTTACTGGTACTTACCCTTACGGGAATATTGCTGATGATTAATTTGGGTGAATGGTGGTTTACCGAGTTTCATGTTGCTTATACATATTTATTTGTAATATTAAGCACTTTTTTCTGGTATGAAATGATCCGAATCATACTTATCTGGATAAATTATTTACGAATAAAAAAACCAGTGATAGTACCTGAACCTAAAAAAGGATTGTCTGTTGCGGTTTTCACTACGAGTGCTCCTGGTGAACCAATTTCAATGTTTGAAAACACATTCAAAGCATTGCAAAACTTAGAATATCCACATACCACATATTTATTGGATAGTACACAGGACGAAAATTTCAAGATTCTTGCTGAAAAATACAAGATAGTATTTATGGATTTATCTAATATTCCGGGAGCCAAAGCAGGAAAGGTTAATGAAGCTCTAAAAAGAACTCAGGAAGAATTCATATTAATATTAGATCCTGATCATATAGTTTTTCCAAATTTTTTAAACCAGACCCTTGGATTTTTTGAAGATGATAATGTAGGATTTGTTCAGGTTAGTCAAGGATATTATAATCAATATCGTTCTTTTGTGGCAAAAGGAGCAGCAGAGCAGACCTATACATTTTATGGACCTACACAGATGGGCTTTTTTGGCTACGGAGGGGCAGTGGCCATAGGTGCAAATTGTACGTTTAGGCGTAAAGCTCTGGAGAGTATCGGAGGACATGCTCAGGGACTGGCGGAAGATTTACAGACGTCACTGCGAATTCATGCTCAAGGTTGGAAATCTGTATACAACCCGGTGATTGTTAGCAGAGGATTAGTTCCGGAAGATTTTGGTTCGTTTTGCAAACAGCAACTAAAATGGGCACGAGGTGTTTTTGAAGTTCTATTTGAAGACTTACCTCAAGTTGCCGGTAAATTTACTTTTTGGCAGAAAATATCGTATTTTTCAATCGGAACTTATTATTTCTGTGGACTTACAACCTTTTTCTTTATACTGGTTCCACTGCTGTATTTCTTCGCATATATTATTCCGGCTAATATGGTTTTTTCTGAATTTCTTGTGAAATTTATACCCATACTAGCTATAGCCATCATAATTTATGCATTTGCGCAGAAATATTTATGTGATCCTGTTACTGAAAGAGGGTTTCATTGGAGAGGAATGATTCTTAAATATGCTTGTTGGCCCGTATTTACTTATGCTTTCCTATTAGCTTTGTTTAATAAAAAAATCCCTTACATTCCAACAGCTAAAACAGCACAAAATCAATTTTTTACCCCTTTTGTTAAACCCCTGTTTCTATACTGCATTTTTTTTATACTTGGAGTTACCCTTATTTACATTGGCAGAAGATATTATTTACCGGAAAGCGAACTCTATTTAACTATACAGGAAACCTGGGGAATGGTCGCGTTCTCTTTTATTGCATTCCTTCAATCAATTTTAGGAATTATGGCTGCGTTGGAAGCAATTTTTCTAAAAGAAGATAATCCTTGGGAGAAAATCAATATTACTAACAATAAAATCGAAATAATATGA
- the rfbF gene encoding glucose-1-phosphate cytidylyltransferase — translation MKTLILAGGFGTRLSEETDLKPKPMIQIGAYPILWHIMKIYSRYGFDDFVILLGYKGNVIKEYFVNYFMYNSDITIDVFNNQVDILNNKCEKWKITLLDTGLNSMTGGRILQAKDTVGDEPFMLTYGDGVGDVNIKDLLAFHNSHGGALTMTTVQPEGRFGGVDFESEKGNVKSFVEKPIGDGGWINAGFFVCEPKIFDYITDGPSTIWEKEPLEKLAEDGELYAYKHKGFWKPMDTLRDNKQLNEMWQNKQAAWKIW, via the coding sequence ATGAAAACTTTAATTCTTGCAGGTGGTTTTGGAACCAGACTAAGTGAAGAAACAGATTTAAAACCTAAACCTATGATTCAAATAGGAGCCTATCCGATTCTTTGGCATATAATGAAAATTTATTCCAGGTATGGATTTGATGATTTTGTTATCTTATTAGGTTACAAAGGAAATGTAATCAAGGAATATTTTGTGAATTATTTTATGTATAACAGTGATATAACTATAGATGTATTTAATAATCAGGTAGATATATTAAATAATAAATGTGAGAAATGGAAAATTACTTTATTAGATACAGGGTTAAACTCAATGACAGGAGGTAGAATCTTACAAGCAAAAGATACGGTTGGAGATGAACCATTTATGCTTACTTATGGTGATGGGGTAGGTGATGTTAATATCAAAGATTTATTAGCATTTCACAACAGTCATGGAGGAGCTTTGACGATGACTACCGTACAGCCCGAAGGTCGTTTTGGTGGCGTTGATTTTGAATCAGAAAAAGGAAATGTTAAAAGTTTTGTAGAAAAGCCTATAGGCGATGGGGGATGGATTAATGCTGGATTCTTTGTATGTGAACCTAAAATTTTCGATTACATAACTGATGGTCCATCAACGATATGGGAAAAAGAACCGTTAGAAAAATTAGCAGAAGACGGTGAGCTTTATGCCTATAAACATAAAGGATTTTGGAAACCAATGGATACACTTAGAGATAATAAGCAGTTAAATGAAATGTGGCAAAATAAACAAGCAGCATGGAAAATATGGTAA